The following nucleotide sequence is from Zea mays cultivar B73 chromosome 1, Zm-B73-REFERENCE-NAM-5.0, whole genome shotgun sequence.
AACTTCTTTATCATATTTGTATATTGGATATCCCCTTCTTTTGTTCATGTATGAAGATAGTAATATAGTAGCCAATTTTTTTCTAAAATGTGACATGTCATCCCGCAAATAAGAAACAATTTACTTAGCATTATATGTAACACTGACTGTAGATGTGCATATATACCATAATAGTAATAATATACCTGGGTAAAACTGTCAGATAGCTCATCCCCTGTCCAGTACTcgatatagttcaaaagaaaTAGGCCACATGAAGAGCTACATTATATACATGAATAAAAATGTCAAAATTAACATTTGTATGAAGAAATTAGTTAAGAAGAATTTATGTATACCCATCTGTCTGCTTTGCATATCCCATATCTATTTCTCTCAGCGGCCAAGAAGCAACTTGAAGGTTTGGCCACCTGTGATCTTTTAAATCTTTACGCTGAGATACCatatcaatttgcctttgcagccCTTTAATCTTTATATTTTTGTAAAACATGGAATCAGATGTTGCGCTAAGTTAATGAGATAATATTAGTAATTGTTTAGTTTGTGCAAACTCACCGAGTCAGTGAGGTCATTGCGGTCAAATGTAGTACCAAGTGAATCGAGTActtgtatctccatatttcttgCATTGATGACGGCAAGATACCAGTGTGTTCTTCGGATGTTTATCGGAATAAACACCTACAAAATAATTATAAATATTCCATAAAAATAAAATACATGTAAACACTAACCATCTAAATTGCAAACTAATATTTACCATATCATGGTCTAGGTAGAGTAAAACCCTTCGTTCAGCACTACATATTTGTGCCATGTCTGTAATTGGATATAGCTCATCTGTTTTAGTTTTAACATCACCGTCTCGCTTTAGAAAGTTGAactgaaaagcattttctatgtGTACACGACCTCCAGATCTGCACTTTAGTTGCTGTGTAGTttttattaaatttatgtaaCAGTCTATCACCTGCAGGTAATTTATGGTTAAAAATACCAGGGTGAGTAAAAAAATTATACATACCAGGGTCACCAGATGAAAAACTAATCATAGATTACCTCatcacctagatatgcgcccggttGAAATAGACATTCTATCCATTTCCTTTCCACACAGGCATCATCGATGAGCACAACTTCTACCCTTGGTTCACAAGGGATTTCTTTAATCCAATCGATGAGGGCAAGATCAGCATCCGTGCAAATATAATCTTGGAACAAAACAGTTGTGAGATGAAAGGAAAATCGCTTACAATAGAAAACAAATTGATCCCTACAGTTTTATAGAATATATATAATACCTTTTGGAACAATTACAGTTGCCACCGATTTTTTTGGCTTGTTATGAGACAAGCACACAAGTAAAGATTCATCTACTGATAGTTTATTATCTCTTTGGGGGGTAGGAAGTACAGtatttttctcttgatcttccatCCTCGCGAGACAAAAACCTACAATCATTGATACTATGTTTTACTTGATATATCAATAAAAATGTCTCTACTATAACAAGTTGAAAATATGTCTCAATCTGGTATCACGATTACCAAATAACCAAGTATAGCAATAGCAAACATATATATTCAATAATATGTAACCAGCTGGAACAAGGTACATGGCAAACATTAGTGAGGACATAAAAGTGAACAACTATTAGTTCAAACAATGTGATTAAGGAACTAATTAAATAGTGATAGTAGATATAACTAATATACAATTGTAATACCTTCTTGGACAACTATATTTGTATTTAGAGGTGATCCATTATCAAATGTTGCATCCTTGTCCAATTGGCTTTCATCAACTGGTACTTTATTTTCTTCCTCTAAAGAATCCATCAAGGAGAAAGAGTCCTGCATACATTGCGAATAAAATCATCTAATCATCTAAATATATATCTAAATATATTGTAGATACATAGCAATAATTGCTATGGAATCAATATGGCGATCGAAAACCCGAAGCCCCTATGGTGGGAGGCTCCAGCTTCGGTCCTCATCAGGGTTAAAGCGCCCCCATGGCGCTGGCTGTACCGATGGGTGTTGCTCGATGATCCCTCCTGCCCCTCCTCCTCGTGACCTAGGGTAGAGGTGTTCCTCGCGCTTCTACCCGGCCTTAGGCGTCGACGAGGTGGGGATTGTGTCGTGGCTTCCTCGAGCTTGGACGGCTGTCCCTGTGATTCCCCTTTGATGAATCGAAGGCCGCAGAAGGTCCAACAAGAGATGGAGAGTACCTCGGACTGCTCTCTGGAGATGGTGCGATGCTGTTGTTGTGATTCACCGCCGACAGCTTCTCTCCCTCTTTGTATCTGGCGTAGAGGTTGGTGGTGAGTGGCTCACGGTGGCGTACTCGCATCTTCCTCAGGTCGAATGCCTTTATTTATGGTCATAAAGGGGAAGGTCCAGGCGGGCGTGGATCCTGCATCCGTTGCTGCTCAGTTTGCGCCAAGCGCGGATCTCGCATCCCTCCTTGTTGTTCGGTTTGCGCCAGGCGCGGATCTCGCATCCCTTGTTGTTCGGTTTGCGCCAGGCGCGAATCCCGCAGCCCTTGTTGTTCGGTTTGCGCCAGGCGCGGATCTCGCATCCATTGCTGTTGGGATAGGGAGGGAAGGGGATAACCATAGCTGTTGGGAGTACTAACTTGAATTAACTCTATTTGTTTCTCTTGTGACCAAGTTCAGGAATTGTTCACAATGGCCCGCGTGTATGTTGGCAACTTGGATTCACGGGTGACTTCTGGGGAACTCGAAGATGAGTTTCGTGTGTTTGGAGTTCTGCGAAGGTCACTAATTTTCCAAACTTTATTCAGGTTTTGTATAGATACATTTCATAGTTTTTCATGTTTTCCCTTGAGCCTTGAATGATTGGCAAGTTAATCTAAGAACCTTGTCATTCATATGGTGATGAAACCCAAGAGAATAGTTTTATGATGTTCTGGTGATTTATTTATGTGCTCACAAACTTATTAGAGAGGGTCATAGACTCATAGTTCAACGCTAACTTTGATTTCAACTTGCTCGTATGCTTCACTGGATGTTTGTGTGGCCAACATCCTATCCAGTCTGTTAAACTTGTTTCATTTACCGTGATATTTGACTTTTCAAGGGATTTAGGTTCCCATCTAAAAATTATTGGTTGCAGTGGTGTAAAACTTTGCAAACTTGATCGTCCAACTATTTGTCTGTAGAGGTGCTTTGAAATGTTTATATCCATTGTGCATTCTCATCCAACTCTGTTTTATTTCAAGATTTTTTTTTTGATCTTTTAGATGGAGGTATGCAGAATGTttttaaggcgtcgcctaggtgTCCAGGCGCTCGGCTAAACCTAGCCGCCTTGCCCGCCTAGTTTGTGAGATGGAGTTTGTTGTTTCACCTGGTGCAGGTCGCTAACTGTTGTTCTCAATGCACTGTTTGGGTTGCACGTAAACCACCTGGCTGTGCATTTATTGATTTTGACGACAGGAGGGATGCGGAGGATGCTATTAGCGATCTAGATGGTATGTTAGCAGTGTCTTTTGGTTGAACTTGTTTGAAGCTCTGCCTGGACACTCTTTAGTTTTATAAAGAGGAATCCTGTGATTGTTTGGGGAGTTGTTCAGTCAGGTGTATATTAAGAGCTTGCTTCTATATTTGGCATTTTTTTGGGAGAACGGAGCAGCATTTTGATTGTTCTGGATTTGAAATTTGTTACTCTTACCCCTCTCTTTGCTCTTACTACTTTTTTGCTGGCGTTAACTATCTTTTGTGCATGGTGTCCAAAATAGGTAAGAATGGATGGAGAGTTGAACTATCTCGTAATTCCAGTGGTCGTGGTGGTCGTGATCGGTATGGTGGATCTGAGTCGAAGTGCTATGAATGTGGTGAGACTGGACACTTTGCACGTGAATGTCGCCTGCGCATTGCCTCTGGAGGTCTAGGCAGTGGAAGACGGCGCAGTCGCAGCAGGAGCAGGAGCCGCAGCGGCAGCCCTAGATACCGCAGGAGCAGGAGCCGCAGCCGCATATCAGTAGATGAAGCACATGCTTTCATATATATGAACATCTTCTTAACCATgttctttttctttctttttagctGTCATGCAAACCAATGGGTTTGATTATTTTGCAAGAGTACAGTTCAGTGTATCGTTCTCTAATTGTTATATGTTGAATCTGAGATTATGGCTAAGACACAAAAGGTTTTAGTTACTGCAGTTTTAAAGTAGTGTATTAACGATATACAATCAGTTTTGGTGTATCCTAACAAACGAAACGGTATGTTGTATGCAATGTCCGGGAAGTCATGACAGCGATATCGGAGAGCAGTAGACCGAATGTGGAGCTTATTCTGGGTGGGACAACCCTTCTTTACCCCAGACGACATGTTTGAGTTGATGTTGGGATCGTCAAGCTTTGCTTTGGCTCAACCTTCACTCTTGAGTCATGTGCGGGACTTGGAAAGAAATCGGAGCATTTTTTTCTTATTCTCCAGAATAGTTACTTGTCTGATGTAGCAGAAGCATTCAGACTCGGAAGATAGAAAAAGCAATGGGAAGGTGTTAACTGAAACCAGTGCTCCTATTCTAGACAAACACCTGGTTTGAAGTAAAACCTATAACAAGAGCATATACTCAAGTGGTTCCCCTCTGACATGCACAAGCATATTTACTAACTCATGGTGAGCATTTGTATACCTGTGTCTTCTTGGTTGTGCTGCTGAAGACGCGACGCGAGGCCTTATGTTGTCTGACGACACTCGTGCTCGTGCAGGCTCTGCTCCCGCTGTTCCTCAGGCCGGTGGTTCGGTTCGCGGCGCGCGTGGCGGAAGGTGGGCCGGCGGCCGCGGTGGCGACGATCCTGCACCGCGCCGGCGCACTGCCCAGGAACCGGGGCCTGGAGCGCCTCGTCCGAGACGACGCGCTCCACGGCCGCGGACAGGACTGCATCGCCAGCTTCGTCGTCGGCGTCATGCGCTGCCTCTGCTAGTAGATTCGGTTGCCTAGCTAGAgctagagagaggggaagtggaCTCCATTGTTCGGAGAAAATTCACCTCGAAATTTGTAGCAGGAAACTTGAATTGAAATGCTGACCCTTTACCTCACCTCTCAAGTCAAGGCATTACAGCTAAACGACAAGTTTTAACAATCCGACAAAATTATTCAGCGTTACGGATAGACGTAGGAATCTAGTGTACCTCTCACATGACAAACAAACGAACGGAAAAAAGTGTACCTCCAGCAAACAAACGTACAGATCTATATAAGCAGTTGAAGAGAAAGCATCCCTGCGAATTTATCATCATTTACACATCTTAGGCAATGTGATTTCCAGGTACATTATATCCAATCAAATCCCTACCAATCGAATAAAGAAAAAGCAATGGGATCCCTATCAATCCTATTATATATATCGTGTTAACTGAAACCAGTGCTCCTATTCTAGACAAACACCTGGTTTGAAGTAAAACCTTTAACAGAAGAAAAAAAGAGTAAACTCATACACAAATATGTTTAATCTCTAGTAGGAACTGCACATCAAAGCACGACTCTGTGGTTTGCAGGGAACTGTCAACCAAGGATCAACTCTTCAGCTGAAAGAACGTGTACACAAGCCAGAGATCATCTTATGCCACCTCAAGCCTTCCTCAGAGCCTTGACCCGAGCAGCCAATTCATCGAAATCTGGCATTTTTGGGTGAACATGCGCACTCCTAGGACTTTCCGGCTGAAGTGTTGTGCATCGAGCAGGAACCTTCGCATCTTTGCTCGGGCCAACAGATTCAGGTGGTAGCGACATAGCTCTACCCGTGGGATGCAAGGAAACCTTCTGCGCAACATCTGTATGTGTTTCATTGTTGGTCAGATCCGAACCTTTCTTGCTATAGTGCATCAAAAGCTTGTCCATCATCCTTTCCTCCTCATCCATGTCTCCGCCGCGCCCGCTGTTGTGTCGCATCTGTCCATTTGCATTTCGAGGAAAGAGATTACCACAATCAATAGCAGTCTCAGCTGCTTCAGGTTGCATACGCTGCATCAACCTGCCAGAGTTGTTCTTGTGGTTTAAAGCTCCATTCCTCATGCCTATGTGCTTTGATTGGCTACTTGGAGTTATCTGAGCATTCGTCTCCTACCAACATCATCAGTCCCATTACATttccggttctggtcatctttagCACCATTCCTCCTGCTTGAGTGGCTTCTGTGACTTTTGGGTGTTTGGGTTGTGACCTTCGCATTGTTAGGCACCTCAACATAAGCATCAACAGGCGCTGGCAGCTTTGTAGTTCTCCTTCTGACAGAAACAGGTCGAAGCACTTTTTTGTTCTCCAAGTGATCAGTTTGTCCAGGGATGTTGGGCTTTCTGTAACCACTTGGAGTTTGCTTTTCAGGATCATCATTCACAGGTTGTATGTTAGACTTTGGTTCAACATAAGGAGTCAGCATAGTAAGTGCCCTCTCTGGGTCTCCTTGTCCTTTCTGCACCGGGTATCCCAGATCAGCTAAATGTTGTGGTTTATCATGCAAGAAACCATTGTTTGCTTGTTTCTCAGTAGAATTCTTTATGTTTACAACATTCAGCCTAGTGTAAGGAGCCTTTTTGCTAGTGTTACCACTAAGAGGACTCACTGGACGTCCTTGATTCTCTAGGCGCTGAGCTCTTAGCCCTGAATCTGCATGTCCCCCATTGTGTTCAGAACCACCAGGCAAACATGAACAATGAAGGACTTCATCATTCTCCTTTTCAATATGGAAATCTCTCATGGCCTCATTTGGCTTGACATTTAGTTGAACTGTTTTGTTGCCTTCTGCTTCGGGAAATCTGACTGCGCCAAATCCATTTTTTGGTAGGCCGTTGAGATAAAGTTCCACTGCCTCCATCAGCTCCTTTTCCAAATGGCGGACAACTATTCTGTTAAGCTTCTGAACATCTTTTTGGGTCCTGTTAGTGTCCACAGGAGACTGGTTTATGCAAATGTTCCTTCTGAACATCTTTTTGGGTCCTGTTAGTGTCCACATGAAGCATTCTCGACGCGTATCTGCTTGCTCGATGAAGGCATTGCTAGTTCTGCTGGCTTCCTTGAACCCTTCTCAGGCATATCCTAAGGGAAAGTGTAAAACACATTAAATGATTTCAAGTTAAGGACATTTTAGTGTGCCTACATCACAGTTCATGTAATAAATATGTTTTGGAAAAATAGGTAATAAATTTGTGGAGGACTTACATGTTCTGTTTGTAGTGAGGCCCATAACTTGAGTTCCAATTACTTGGCATCAAAACTGACGGATAATTCTTCAGCAACACTTTGCATGACTTGGAACCTTTCCTCATTAGTGAACTCTGTACTGTCAAGTTTCTGAATGAACTGCAATAATATTGTGTGTAAAGCATAGGACCACAAAAGCATAAGACAATTCAATAACAACATATTAGCATCATATTGCGTACCTCCTGGCTAACAAAATGCTCAACAAAATTTCCATATCTCTCTGTGAATATGTGCCTTAGGTCACAAAGTTCAGGTAAATCAGGATACCGAGCAACAGCAAATATCAGGTTTGAGACAGCTTCCCTGAATTCTGGGGGGGCAATCCCTGTTTGGAaagaaaagaacacaaaacaaatGGGTTCATTGTTTGAGCATCAGGATAACGCTTTTCTGTTTGCACTCTTCGCACACTACTAAAGGGTAGTTGGAAGCTTGGAATTCACTAACTGAACTATGACGAGTATTTTTACTAACACCAAACATACAAGCAGAACCATTATGAACCTGATGTGCTTGGTAGATAAGGTCCAAATGTGAATGAAACACCTTGATCATTGATGGCCCAGCCTGTTGCTTCATTGGAAGGATAAGACCAAAGATTATCACAGAGCAAACCAGCATCAGGCAACATGTCTTACAACCACTGTAATATGCAGTGCTCATTCTAAGTTTGGATTTAATCTGTCCTTGTTTAGGAAGTACAAAATGTCTCACAACCACAAGATGAAACAAGCTATCAGACATCACAATCAGATATTTTATAAACTACAATGCCCATATATCAAACATTACAATCAGATCTTTGACCCTAAACTACAATTCACAAGACTGATGGCATGAGTAAAACCTCAAAAATTAAATGTCCATAGTACAATGACCATATATTGCGACGACATACGAATTATACGATAAAATATTAGTGCATAACAGTTACATAAAAACAAACAACATATATAAGGAAAAAATACATGTTCCCATTAAAAATAAAATAACAAACTGCATTACAAGTTGTTAATTGCTATGTATTAATCAATATCAGCTACAATGTAAGGACCTCCTTATAAACGATATTCTTTGTGTATGTTGCGCCATTTATCGTTGAATTCTTTTCCAcccagttcttcttcttcttctcatcaATGACTGGAATGGCAAGTATCTTCACTTTCGATCGAGCTGTGGCCCTTGATAGAGCAACATAAAGCtggccatgagagaacactggttccAACAAGTACACACCAACATTAGGAATTGTTTGGCCCTGGGCCTTGTTAACGGTCATGGCAAAACTTAGTCTTACCGGAAACTGCTTCCTTTTAAAATGGAAAGGGAACATCTCGTCATCAGAGGGGCACAGGGGTATACGAGGCAAGAAAATCCGCATTCCAGCGTGCTGACCAAGAACAATTTCAGCCTCAATACTGTTTTTTTGGAAACCACGAACCACCAGTCGTGTACCGTTGCAAAGTCCGTTACCCGGGTCTATATTCCTAAGCAACATGATTGGGCATCCAACTTTTAGCTTCAGAACATGCGGGGGTAGTCCATTAGGAGTGAGGGTGTTTAGAAATTCCGATGGGTAATAGTTATTGGGATCATCCATCGCGGTGTCAAAGCTATGGTACATCATCTGCTCCCCTTGGAAACGGTTGATCATCCTCAtatttatcatatccacccagtCGTTTCGAGTAGTCAATATTGCTCTTGAAGTGATGTAGCTTGTGTTAGACATATTCTCATTTAGTTTGGGGTAAATGTCATCTATCAATCTATCAAGGTCGTGGTCATTACCAGTATATGGCACACATACCTCATCTGGAAGGCGAACATCCCCATTGTTGTTCTCTTCCTCAGTGCCACCACCGACGCGCAACAAATATTCCGCAAACCATGGGTCGCTTTGTGCCCTCATGTTGTGAACAAGCTTTAGGTGGCACATGGATTCCCAGAGATAAGAACTTCGTAGTGAGGCAGCAACTATTTGAGCCCTTGACCCCTTGCGTACGACAGGGAGCACTTGTCTGAAATCTCCGCCAAAGACAATTGTCTTCCCACCAAAGGGCACCCCAGTCCGTCCCATTATATCATGCATGCTATTGTCTAGTGCCTCAATTGCTTGTCTCTTAGCCATTGATGCCTCGTCCCAGATAATGAGCGATTCTTTTTGTAGTAACTTTGCTGTCCCACTTTGTTTCGTGAAGCTACACACTGCACCATCATCAATAGTAAGTGGTATCTTGAAGCGCGAATGGGCGGTCCTCCCCCCAGGCATTATGGATGCGGCAACCCCAGATGTAGCTGTTGCAACTGCAATCTTGTCCTGACTGCGCAGTGCCGCAAGCAATGCCTTATACAGATAGGTCTTTCCAGTCCCACCAGGCCCATCCACAAAGAAAACTCCACCGTTATTGGTGTCAACGACAGATAGAATCTTATCATAGGCAGACCGCTGCTCCTCGTTTAGGGTTTCTTTCAAAGCAATGTCTTCTGTCGTTGGCTCGATACATTCCTCCTCGTAAATCTCTCTATCAGTACCATGTGAATTGTCATATATATCGATGATAGTAGGGAGGgggaatgtctttatgtcttTCCCCATTGACTGCAATATATTTCTAATGTCAATCAAGACCATCTGCTGCACATGTGTTTTGCTTTGAGTACTACGGTGATAGTCCTCTGACATTGCGTCAAGGTGTCTCTGCCATAATTCTGCCACATCGTTCGGCTCGCAGTAAACCAGAATTGTTGCAAACAACCTTCGTAGCGCTGATGGCATTTGGTAAAGAGCAGCTTCATTGAGACATTCATCTATTGTGTCGTCAGCTTCAAGTAGTCCCCTCCTTTGTGCTGCCTCACGAAAAGATGGTAGTATGTCACCATCTACTGTCCTTAGATCCGCAAAGGAGGTAGCACCAGTCACATGGTTTAGGAGAagccgaagatagaagcgctcCCCCTCAACTGGTAGAGCAGAGACTATTCTACCAACCTTTCCTCCCGTATTTCGTTTCCTCCTTTGCCACACCTTGCCCTGCTGccaagtgtaccactcagggAAGTCACGATACAGGATGTTTCGAGCCTCCTTGTGCATCCTATTCTCCTCAAAAT
It contains:
- the LOC118473056 gene encoding uncharacterized protein, encoding MWSLFWALLPLFLRPVVRFAARVAEGGPAAAVATILHRAGALPRNRGLERLVRDDALHGRGQDCIASFVVGVMRCLC